A portion of the Rubeoparvulum massiliense genome contains these proteins:
- the alaS gene encoding alanine--tRNA ligase: protein MKRMTSAEIRSMFLRFFEGKGHKIEPSASLIPHDDDTLLWINAGVAPLKKYFDGRVKPEVPRICNSQKSIRTNDIENVGVTARHHTFFEMLGNFSIGDYFKDEVIPWAWELLTSPEWFGIDPEKLYVTIHPEDNDAFRLWHEECGLPENHIVRLEDNFWDIGEGPCGPNSEIFFDRGESYGNDQDDPELYPGGENERYLEIWNLVFSQYNHNPDGSYTPLPKKNIDTGMGLERMTSIFQDGRTNFDTDLFLPIIQATADVAGVPYGKNADHDVAFKVIADHIRMITFAIADGALPSNEGRGYVIRRLLRRAVRYGKVLGIDQPFLYRLPKVVAEIMGTFYEDVVTKQTFVEQVIQNEEERFHETLNDGMQILSNMVEQAKVEGRKQLSGVEAFKLYDTYGFPLDLTEDFVREQGLSVDQAGFEREMEAQRERARQARQEDSGMQVQGGILGDITDESRFVGYEQGEVTSKVLYLLQQGELRDSLKTGEEGDLILDMTPFYAESGGQVADHGWLRSEGVEAEVLSVKKAPRGQHLHHVRVLQGELTKGSSYNAQVDVKMRHDIVKNHTATHLLHRALKDILGEHVNQAGSLVSADRLRFDFSHFHAISDEELARIEAIVNEKIGEQLPVNIMQKGINEAKSMGAMALFGEKYGDIVRVVQVGEYSLELCGGCHVGNTTEIGLFKIISEAGIGAGTRRIEAVTGRAAFQYMNDKLATLGAAAQLLKAKFLDEVPQRIEALQSNLKQLENENESYKAKLSHMEAGNILDQVKSYEGINYLAAQVDGMDMEGLRKMVDDLKQKVESAIILLASVEEGKVNLVAGVTKDLLTRGIHAGQLIKEVATRCGGGGGGRPGMAQAGGKEPEKLSQALQFVEEYVKTKA, encoded by the coding sequence ATGAAGAGGATGACTTCAGCAGAAATTCGTAGTATGTTTTTACGCTTTTTTGAGGGGAAGGGTCATAAGATTGAACCGAGTGCCTCTTTAATCCCCCATGATGATGATACCCTGCTCTGGATCAATGCAGGTGTTGCTCCATTGAAGAAGTATTTTGATGGACGGGTGAAACCAGAGGTACCCCGTATCTGTAATTCTCAGAAATCCATCCGTACCAATGATATTGAGAATGTAGGTGTAACAGCGCGTCACCATACATTCTTTGAGATGTTAGGGAACTTCTCCATCGGTGATTATTTCAAGGATGAAGTGATTCCTTGGGCATGGGAGCTATTAACTAGCCCAGAATGGTTTGGTATTGACCCTGAGAAGCTTTATGTTACCATTCACCCAGAAGATAACGATGCTTTTCGTCTATGGCATGAGGAATGTGGCCTCCCTGAGAATCATATTGTTCGATTAGAGGATAATTTCTGGGATATTGGTGAAGGCCCTTGCGGTCCTAATTCGGAGATCTTCTTTGATCGTGGTGAATCCTACGGAAATGACCAGGATGATCCTGAACTATATCCAGGTGGGGAGAATGAGCGCTATCTGGAGATCTGGAATTTGGTGTTCTCCCAATATAATCACAATCCTGATGGAAGCTACACGCCACTACCTAAGAAGAATATTGATACGGGGATGGGCTTGGAACGGATGACCTCCATCTTCCAAGATGGACGTACCAATTTTGATACAGATCTGTTTTTACCGATTATTCAAGCTACGGCTGATGTGGCTGGTGTACCCTACGGTAAAAATGCTGATCATGATGTGGCCTTTAAGGTCATCGCTGACCATATTCGGATGATCACCTTCGCGATTGCGGATGGTGCATTGCCCTCCAATGAAGGACGAGGCTATGTCATTCGTCGTCTTCTCCGCCGTGCAGTTCGTTATGGTAAGGTCTTGGGCATTGATCAACCCTTCCTCTATCGCCTCCCTAAGGTCGTGGCAGAGATTATGGGTACCTTCTATGAGGATGTAGTGACGAAGCAGACCTTTGTTGAGCAAGTGATTCAGAATGAGGAAGAGCGCTTCCATGAAACCTTAAATGATGGGATGCAAATCCTCAGCAACATGGTTGAGCAAGCGAAAGTGGAAGGTCGTAAGCAATTGAGTGGGGTAGAAGCCTTCAAGCTTTATGATACCTATGGATTCCCTCTTGATTTAACAGAGGATTTTGTCCGTGAACAAGGTCTTTCTGTAGACCAAGCCGGGTTCGAACGGGAGATGGAGGCACAGCGGGAACGAGCACGTCAAGCCCGCCAAGAGGATAGTGGGATGCAGGTACAAGGCGGTATTCTTGGTGACATTACCGATGAAAGCCGATTCGTTGGCTATGAGCAGGGAGAGGTTACCAGTAAGGTGCTCTATCTCTTGCAGCAAGGGGAGCTACGAGACAGTTTGAAGACAGGCGAAGAGGGTGATCTCATCCTCGATATGACCCCCTTCTATGCAGAGAGCGGTGGACAGGTAGCAGACCATGGCTGGCTTCGAAGTGAAGGGGTGGAAGCTGAGGTACTCTCCGTGAAGAAAGCACCACGTGGTCAGCATCTCCATCATGTTCGTGTTCTCCAAGGGGAGCTTACGAAGGGAAGCAGCTACAATGCACAGGTCGATGTGAAGATGCGTCATGATATTGTAAAAAACCATACCGCAACGCACTTACTCCACCGTGCCTTGAAGGATATACTAGGCGAACATGTGAATCAAGCAGGTTCACTTGTGTCCGCTGATCGTCTCCGTTTCGACTTCTCCCACTTCCATGCCATCAGTGATGAGGAGCTAGCTCGGATTGAAGCAATCGTGAATGAAAAAATAGGGGAGCAGCTTCCTGTCAACATCATGCAAAAGGGCATTAACGAAGCCAAATCCATGGGTGCCATGGCCCTTTTTGGCGAAAAATATGGCGATATTGTCCGTGTTGTTCAAGTTGGTGAATACAGCTTGGAACTTTGTGGAGGCTGCCACGTAGGAAATACTACAGAGATTGGACTCTTCAAAATTATCAGTGAAGCAGGGATTGGTGCAGGTACACGTCGAATTGAAGCAGTAACGGGGCGCGCTGCCTTCCAATACATGAATGATAAGCTTGCTACATTGGGAGCAGCTGCTCAATTATTGAAGGCAAAGTTCCTCGATGAGGTTCCGCAACGGATCGAAGCATTACAGAGCAACCTAAAGCAATTAGAGAATGAAAATGAGTCGTACAAGGCAAAATTGAGTCATATGGAAGCAGGAAATATCCTCGATCAAGTGAAATCCTATGAAGGGATCAACTATTTAGCAGCCCAAGTGGATGGAATGGATATGGAAGGGCTTCGCAAAATGGTGGATGATCTGAAGCAAAAAGTGGAGAGTGCCATCATTCTTCTAGCCTCTGTTGAAGAAGGTAAAGTGAATCTTGTTGCTGGTGTTACGAAGGATCTCCTCACTCGAGGTATCCATGCAGGTCAATTGATTAAGGAAGTGGCTACTCGTTGCGGTGGTGGTGGCGGTGGTCGTCCCGGTATGGCTCAAGCAGGCGGTAAAGAACCAGAAAAGTTGAGCCAAGCCTTGCAATTTGTTGAAGAGTATGTCAAAACTAAAGCATAG
- a CDS encoding AI-2E family transporter: MKETGLIKWITILILVLLVFINTYLLFQVAPFLRGFWNVIEVILFPLFTGIILAYLLHPLVMFVQKRGLPRFVSILAIYLLFAGGIAWIVIQGAPLMIKQMKEFADFVPHYVTTYEGWIDQLRAKQSLLPEGIQLEMNKGITSLEKRISEGMGSIMKRVQTLLDTIFIWLIIPFVVFYLLKDYEQIQTIILRFLPRSLRKRMIRMGRDMDEALGNYIRGQLTVCAIVGGLAYLGYWLIGMPYALLLAAIVGITNIIPYFGPFIGAAPAFMIALTISPRMALYVVIVNTVIQVLEGNILSPTIVGRTLQIHPLFIIFALLVGGEVGGLLGMILAVPLFAIFKVLIQHIAWYYRHETN, from the coding sequence ATGAAAGAAACTGGATTAATCAAGTGGATTACCATCCTCATCCTTGTATTATTGGTGTTTATCAATACCTACCTCTTATTTCAGGTGGCCCCTTTTCTACGTGGCTTTTGGAATGTAATTGAAGTGATCTTATTCCCTTTGTTTACAGGAATTATCCTTGCCTACCTACTTCATCCACTCGTCATGTTTGTTCAAAAAAGGGGTTTGCCACGATTTGTTTCTATTTTAGCCATCTATCTCTTATTTGCTGGTGGAATTGCCTGGATTGTAATCCAGGGTGCTCCTTTGATGATCAAACAAATGAAGGAGTTCGCCGATTTTGTTCCCCATTATGTGACGACCTATGAGGGGTGGATCGACCAGTTACGAGCGAAGCAATCTTTACTCCCTGAAGGTATCCAACTGGAGATGAATAAGGGAATTACTTCATTGGAGAAACGGATCTCGGAAGGGATGGGTTCCATTATGAAGCGAGTTCAGACTCTCCTTGATACGATTTTTATTTGGCTGATTATCCCGTTTGTGGTTTTTTATCTTTTAAAGGATTATGAACAGATCCAGACCATCATCCTTCGTTTTTTACCCCGTTCTTTACGTAAGCGGATGATCAGGATGGGGCGTGATATGGATGAAGCCCTAGGAAATTATATTCGTGGACAGCTAACAGTTTGCGCCATTGTGGGAGGGCTTGCTTATTTAGGCTATTGGCTGATCGGGATGCCTTATGCCCTCTTACTTGCTGCCATTGTGGGTATTACCAATATCATCCCTTATTTTGGACCGTTTATCGGAGCTGCACCAGCCTTTATGATCGCTCTGACCATCTCACCGCGGATGGCACTTTATGTGGTCATCGTCAATACGGTGATTCAGGTGCTTGAAGGGAATATTCTCTCCCCAACCATCGTGGGTCGCACCTTGCAGATTCACCCCCTGTTCATTATTTTTGCCTTATTGGTCGGTGGTGAAGTGGGTGGATTATTGGGAATGATCCTAGCAGTCCCCCTCTTTGCCATTTTCAAGGTGCTGATTCAACATATCGCATGGTATTATCGGCATGAAACCAATTGA
- a CDS encoding TIGR04190 family B12-binding domain/radical SAM domain protein — protein sequence MLSRFLKKDLILMHAPSVYDFRKESVMFGPISDVVPSSAVFEMYPVGQTSIADTLERNGYNVQIINIAYKMLQDANYDPEEEIARLKPRLFGIDLHWLPHAHGAVELAKICKKYHPEIPVMFGGLSSSYFHEELISHDYCDFVVRGDSTEEPIRQLMSALRTGGSFREIPNLTWKKPDGTPVVNELSYVPDNLDYTAVPSYRYVIGSVFKYGSLKNVVPYVKWLNYPTTALLTARGCTQNCSVCGGSKFAYERVCNRRKPAFRSPETLIEDIRLIQTFGSAPIFILHDIRQAGMEYARRFFDLLKKENIRNELVIELFYPADEEYFKMIAESVPKFSLEVTIESHDEKIRMLNGKFKCTNEKFEETLEAALKYNCRKIDIFFMTGIPKQTYENALESIDYCRHLLERFNGDPRLALFISPLAPFLDPGSLAYEKPEIYGYKKFCHTLEDHRKAICQPSWKHILSYETDSMTRDEIVEATYETAYRLNELKYEYNLIDQTLYEDIKYRIQAARETIAKIDAIMLIEDEAERKKQLDALKEEVAELNKATICGEDELKWDITRKFAVGFSLFKLLSKLWVESVGHGVRRLFGIYDRHPLQVPMQRAKGERKVAAIKQGEK from the coding sequence ATGCTTAGTCGCTTTTTAAAGAAAGATTTGATTTTGATGCATGCCCCTAGTGTTTATGACTTCCGTAAAGAATCGGTTATGTTTGGGCCGATCAGTGATGTGGTCCCTTCATCTGCTGTATTCGAAATGTATCCCGTAGGTCAAACCAGTATCGCTGATACATTGGAACGCAATGGCTATAATGTGCAAATTATCAACATCGCATACAAGATGTTACAGGATGCCAACTATGATCCAGAAGAAGAGATCGCTCGTCTAAAGCCTCGCCTCTTCGGGATTGACCTACACTGGCTCCCCCATGCCCATGGTGCTGTGGAGCTTGCAAAAATCTGCAAAAAATATCATCCGGAAATTCCTGTGATGTTTGGTGGTCTTTCTTCATCCTATTTCCATGAGGAATTGATCAGCCACGACTACTGCGATTTCGTCGTACGTGGTGATTCTACGGAGGAGCCTATCCGTCAACTAATGAGCGCCTTACGTACTGGCGGTTCCTTCCGTGAAATTCCGAACTTAACATGGAAGAAGCCCGATGGCACCCCGGTGGTGAATGAGCTTTCGTATGTACCAGATAACTTGGACTACACTGCTGTGCCTAGCTATCGCTATGTCATCGGTTCGGTCTTTAAATATGGGAGCTTAAAAAATGTGGTGCCTTATGTGAAGTGGTTGAATTATCCCACCACTGCCTTGCTCACAGCCCGTGGCTGTACACAAAACTGCTCCGTATGTGGTGGATCCAAATTCGCCTATGAGCGTGTATGTAATCGACGGAAACCTGCTTTCCGTTCACCGGAAACCCTCATTGAGGATATTCGCCTGATTCAAACCTTTGGGTCAGCGCCCATCTTTATTCTCCACGATATCCGGCAAGCAGGTATGGAGTATGCAAGACGCTTCTTTGACCTCCTTAAGAAGGAAAATATCCGTAATGAATTGGTTATTGAGCTCTTCTATCCAGCTGATGAGGAGTACTTTAAGATGATTGCGGAGAGTGTTCCCAAGTTTAGTCTCGAAGTGACCATTGAAAGTCACGATGAAAAAATACGGATGTTAAATGGGAAGTTTAAATGTACCAATGAGAAGTTTGAAGAAACGTTAGAAGCAGCACTTAAATATAACTGTCGTAAGATCGATATCTTCTTCATGACTGGGATTCCTAAGCAAACCTATGAGAATGCTCTGGAAAGCATCGATTATTGCCGTCATCTCTTGGAACGCTTTAATGGTGACCCACGTCTTGCCCTCTTCATCTCACCATTGGCTCCCTTCCTGGATCCTGGTAGCCTTGCCTATGAAAAGCCAGAAATCTATGGTTATAAGAAGTTCTGCCATACCCTAGAGGATCATCGCAAGGCCATCTGTCAGCCAAGCTGGAAGCATATTCTTAGCTATGAGACCGACAGCATGACGCGAGATGAGATTGTGGAAGCAACCTATGAGACCGCTTATCGTCTCAATGAATTGAAGTATGAATATAATCTCATCGACCAAACGCTGTATGAAGATATTAAATATCGTATACAGGCAGCTCGAGAAACCATTGCCAAGATCGATGCCATCATGTTGATTGAGGATGAAGCAGAACGGAAGAAGCAGCTGGATGCATTAAAAGAAGAGGTAGCTGAATTAAACAAAGCCACCATCTGTGGTGAAGATGAATTGAAATGGGATATCACGAGAAAATTTGCCGTTGGTTTCTCCCTCTTCAAGCTTCTAAGTAAACTTTGGGTTGAGTCGGTTGGTCACGGTGTACGCCGCCTCTTTGGGATCTATGACCGTCATCCCTTGCAAGTGCCAATGCAACGGGCAAAGGGTGAGCGTAAAGTGGCTGCCATTAAACAGGGTGAGAAATAA